The nucleotide window GATTCCCATGCCTCGTCGACCAACCTGTCCTTGCGACGGAAAACATCGCTGGGCCAGAGGTGAGTATCGAAGTCGCGAGTGAGGGAgcggtggtggtgatgatggGATGGACGTGATCGCTCGATGGTAGCCTTGAGGCTGAGACGGACTCCGTGGTCGTCCACATCGTCCTCGAAGCGGTCAGGTGAGTTTCTGTATGTGTGGCGGGTCTCGTGGCTGCGGCGCCTGTCATCATCGTTGTCGTTGCGTCTGTTGTCGGGCCAGACGTTGTAGCGTTCCAGTTGGGAGGGCTCATCGCGGACCGTCAGAGCACGGGACAGCTTAGCGGCTTTGTGCTTGGTAGAGTAGGGGTAGTCATCGTGGCCATCGTCATCGATGTCGGATAGTGTGATATCACGACGGCGTTCGTTGGACTCGCGAGGCATCTGAGCACGAGAGCAGGAAGGCTCGTAGTCAGGAGTGCGCTCTCGGAAGCGAGTGTGGTTGAAATGGAAATAAGACATCTTTGGTACCCGATGGGGTGTCTGGGTGAGGTGTTGGAGCGATATAGTAATGCAGAAAGCAAGGTAGAAGTTGGTATTGAGAAGGAAGCTGCTGTGTCTGTGATGTGGGACGATTGGAGGTACTTATACTTGGGCTGTGGAGGACAAGGCAAAAAATACCACAGTCATTTTCACCTTCTTTATACCATCGGACCATATGTCTCAACTGCCTACAGGAAGCCAACGACATTATACTCGGCCCAAGCACCGCCTCGATTCTGTGGCTCAAATCGTGGCTGAGGCACAACTTGCCGTGCTGTGATTGGCTGCGCCGTGTTGTCGGCGCGCTCCG belongs to Pyrenophora tritici-repentis strain M4 chromosome 10, whole genome shotgun sequence and includes:
- a CDS encoding Herpes-BLLF1 domain containing protein translates to MSYFHFNHTRFRERTPDYEPSCSRAQMPRESNERRRDITLSDIDDDGHDDYPYSTKHKAAKLSRALTVRDEPSQLERYNVWPDNRRNDNDDDRRRSHETRHTYRNSPDRFEDDVDDHGVRLSLKATIERSRPSHHHHHRSLTRDFDTHLWPSDVFRRKDRLVDEAWESSERSTSRERSLTGRDSWGEYEEKAKDFEDEKWSRYRKTTVLKTEEYKPLRRRRIIRDI